One window of Nymphaea colorata isolate Beijing-Zhang1983 chromosome 1, ASM883128v2, whole genome shotgun sequence genomic DNA carries:
- the LOC116246079 gene encoding protein HOTHEAD-like → MAFVIAQFKVAFFLKILLCLAVVQTCKGYHDYLKYPFIRPATSMARSPLNQTYDYIIVGGGTAGCPLAATLSRNFTVLLLERGGSPYGNLNVSLMQNFHIGLTDMTPGAAAEMFISTDGVINSRGRVLGGGSSINAGFYTRASPRFVRQAGWDGALVNESFPWIERRIVHWPKLAPWQAAFRDGLLEAGVSPFNGFTYDHIYGTKVGGTLFDRRGIRSTAADLLLSGDHENLDVIIRASVQKILFRRPKGKGKPRAVGVIFRDENKREYKAHAKGEVIVTAGAIGSPQLLMLSGIGPLSELKKWKIPVVLRQELVGKGMADNPMNSIFIPTKKPVEMSLIQTVGITKKGSYIEASSGFGSTNDSIHCNHGIMSAEIGQISTIPPKQRTLDAIHEYRKRKRDIPVETFMGGFLLAKIMGPLSTGHLSLSGKDVEQMPEVTFNYFQHPRDLRRCVNGVRTMEQIVRSKRFAEFTQDNEYTMKMLLNMSVKANINFIPKNSNDTSSLEQFCRDSVTTIWHYHGGCQMNKVVDSHYRVMGVHGLRVVDGSTFLSSPGTNPQATVMMLGRYVGVKMLRGRLGRRAGV, encoded by the exons ATGGCATTTGTAATTGCTCAGTTCAAGGTGGCCTTCTTCCTCAAGATCCTCCTCTGTTTGGCCGTTGTCCAAACTTGTAAAG GGTACCATGACTACCTCAAGTACCCTTTCATTCGCCCGGCCACCAGCATGGCCCGCTCCCCATTGAACCAGACCTACGACTACATCATAGTGGGTGGTGGCACCGCCGGTTGTCCGCTAGCAGCGACACTCTCTCGCAACTTCACCGTGCTGCTTCTCGAGAGAGGCGGCTCGCCCTACGGCAACCTGAACGTGTCGCTCATGCAGAACTTCCACATTGGGCTGACGGACATGACACCAGGCGCGGCTGCGGAGATGTTCATCTCCACGGACGGCGTGATCAACTCGCGGGGCCGAGTCCTCGGCGGGGGCAGCTCCATCAATGCCGGGTTTTATACCCGGGCCAGCCCCCGGTTTGTCAGGCAGGCCGGCTGGGACGGTGCCCTTGTGAACGAGTCCTTCCCGTGGATCGAACGCCGGATAGTCCACTGGCCTAAGCTCGCGCCATGGCAGGCTGCTTTCAGGGACGGGCTGCTGGAGGCGGGCGTGTCGCCCTTCAATGGATTCACTTACGACCATATCTACGGTACCAAGGTTGGAGGAACCCTCTTTGACCGGCGAGGCATCAGGAGTACCGCGGCCGACCTCCTCCTGTCCGGTGACCATGAAAATCTAGACGTCATAATTCGAGCCTCGGTCCAGAAGATCCTTTTCCGACGACcaaaag ggaaagggaagCCCAGAGCAGTGGGTGTGATCTTCAGGGACGAGAACAAGAGAGAATACAAGGCGCATGCCAAAGGGGAGGTGATCGTAACCGCTGGGGCGATCGGCAGCCCGCAGCTGCTCATGTTGAGCGGCATAGGGCCACTAAGCGAGCTAAAGAAGTGGAAGATACCAGTGGTCCTGAGGCAAGAGTTGGTGGGGAAGGGAATGGCTGACAATCCTATGAATTCCATATTCATACCCACCAAGAAGCCTGTGGAGATGTCCTTGATCCAGACTGTGGGCATAACGAAGAAGGGCTCCTACATTGAAGCGAGCAGCGGGTTCGGCAGCACTAATGACAGCATTCACTGCAATCATGGAATCATGTCAGCGGAG ATTGGGCAGATCTCAACCATTCCACCAAAGCAGAGGACTCTAGATGCTATTCATGAGTAcaggaagaggaaaagagacATCCCAGTAGAGACCTTTATGGGAGGATTTCTCCTCGCGAAAATTATGGGGCCCCTGTCTACAGGGCACCTTAGCTTAAGTGGCAAGGATGTGGAACAGATGCCTGAAGTTACCTTCAACTACTTCCAGCATCCCAGAGATCTCAGACGCTGTGTCAATGGTGTCCGTACTATGGAACAGATTGTGAGATCAAAGAGGTTTGCCGAGTTCACGCAGGACAATGAGTACACGATGAAGATGCTCCTCAACATGAGTGTGAAGGCCAATATCAACTTCATCCCCAAGAACTCGAATGACACATCTTCGCTGGAGCAGTTTTGCAGAGATTCAGTCACCACTATCTGGCACTATCATGGTGGATGCCAGATGAACAAAGTGGTGGACAGCCACTACAGAGTGATGGGAGTGCATGGGCTTAGAGTTGTCGATGGCTCTACGTTCCTCTCTTCCCCTGGAACCAATCCTCAGGCAACAGTCATGATGCTAGGAAG GTATGTTGGTGTAAAGATGCTGAGAGGAAGGCTTGGAAGACGAGCAGGCGTGTGA